From Paenibacillus sp. V4I7, one genomic window encodes:
- a CDS encoding carbohydrate ABC transporter permease, which yields MVKETTIGSRAFDLFLIVLLVGIALLCVLPLWYTLAVSLSDNAAASSGQVGLWPVGFNLNSYHEIMGDSKFFNSFWISIQRVVLGSSLNFVIIILMGYPLSKNAKDLPFRNVLMWILVFTMLFNGGLIPWYQTVKSLGLINNIWALVLGNSVPIFSVILVINYFRNLPKELEEAALVDGAGPWYMLVKIFIPLAVPVLATVTLFSIVYHWNEFFNGLVLMSNADHYPLQTYIQQLVVIVDANTMTAEQIQKMSELSNQTLNAAKIFIAMIPVLIIYPFLQRFFIHGITLGSVKE from the coding sequence ATGGTCAAAGAAACAACAATCGGCTCCAGAGCATTTGATCTTTTCCTAATCGTGCTGCTGGTTGGCATAGCGCTATTATGTGTTCTTCCTTTATGGTATACCCTTGCTGTCTCATTAAGTGATAATGCAGCAGCATCCTCGGGGCAAGTTGGCTTATGGCCGGTGGGGTTTAATTTGAACTCTTATCATGAAATTATGGGTGACAGTAAGTTTTTCAATTCGTTTTGGATTTCGATACAGCGAGTCGTGTTGGGATCGAGTCTTAACTTCGTGATTATTATTCTGATGGGTTACCCCTTATCCAAAAATGCGAAGGACTTACCGTTTAGAAATGTACTGATGTGGATTTTGGTGTTTACGATGTTATTCAACGGAGGATTAATCCCTTGGTATCAAACGGTTAAATCTTTAGGCTTGATCAATAATATTTGGGCGCTTGTCCTAGGGAACAGTGTGCCGATTTTCAGTGTGATTCTGGTCATTAACTATTTCCGTAATTTGCCTAAGGAATTGGAGGAGGCTGCTCTTGTAGATGGGGCGGGGCCTTGGTATATGCTTGTGAAAATTTTCATTCCACTGGCAGTTCCCGTGTTGGCAACCGTAACCTTGTTCAGCATCGTCTATCACTGGAATGAGTTCTTTAACGGTCTCGTGTTGATGTCGAATGCGGATCATTACCCGCTGCAAACCTACATTCAGCAACTGGTCGTTATTGTGGATGCTAATACCATGACCGCGGAACAAATACAGAAGATGAGTGAACTTTCTAATCAAACCTTGAACGCGGCTAAAATCTTTATTGCTATGATTCCTGTTCTCATTATTTATCCGTTTCTGCAGAGATTTTTTATCCATGGGATTACGTTAGGGTCTGTTAAAGAATAA
- a CDS encoding sugar ABC transporter permease has protein sequence MVTKGFAKHYYLMLLPGFIWLTLFSIVPMFGIVIAFQDFNPGLGMFRSEWIGLENFKYMFTLNDSKTVFFNTLFIAVMKIIANMIVPLIFALLLNELRIAFLKRWVQTIVYLPHFLSWVILSGILLDVLSYKGPVNGILGIFGISPTLFFARADLFPFIIVGSDVWKEFGFNTIIFLAALTGINPSLYEAAAIDGATRWQRLIHVTLPGIMTTVILLSVLSLGNVLNAGFDQIFNLYNPLVYSSGDIIDTWVYRTGLLNLQYGLATAMGLLKSVISFLLITTSYFLAAKFANYRIF, from the coding sequence ATGGTTACGAAGGGGTTTGCCAAACATTACTATCTCATGCTTCTTCCAGGATTTATATGGTTGACGCTGTTTAGTATCGTTCCTATGTTCGGGATAGTCATTGCTTTTCAAGATTTCAATCCAGGTCTAGGCATGTTCCGTTCCGAATGGATCGGCTTGGAAAATTTCAAATATATGTTCACGCTTAACGATAGTAAAACGGTATTTTTCAATACGTTATTTATTGCCGTCATGAAGATTATCGCGAATATGATTGTACCTCTTATCTTCGCATTATTGCTGAATGAATTACGCATTGCGTTTTTGAAAAGATGGGTACAGACGATTGTTTATTTACCGCATTTTTTATCATGGGTCATTCTTTCGGGTATCTTGTTGGATGTGTTGTCCTATAAAGGACCTGTTAACGGGATCTTGGGTATATTCGGTATAAGTCCTACTTTGTTCTTTGCCAGGGCGGATTTGTTTCCTTTTATCATTGTAGGTAGTGACGTCTGGAAGGAATTTGGATTTAACACGATTATTTTTTTGGCGGCTTTAACGGGAATCAATCCTTCTTTATACGAAGCGGCTGCGATTGACGGCGCCACTCGCTGGCAGCGATTAATTCATGTCACACTTCCTGGAATTATGACAACGGTTATTTTGCTTTCAGTGCTCAGCCTAGGCAATGTCTTAAATGCTGGATTTGACCAAATTTTCAACCTCTATAATCCACTTGTCTATTCAAGCGGAGATATTATTGACACATGGGTCTATCGGACAGGTTTATTGAATCTCCAGTATGGATTGGCGACGGCAATGGGACTTTTAAAATCGGTCATCAGTTTTCTTCTCATTACAACTTCCTATTTCCTAGCTGCTAAGTTTGCAAATTATCGTATTTTTTAA
- a CDS encoding extracellular solute-binding protein — protein MRRSKKSMLLLLAGMLVVLSACSETAKQSPTASTEPAKTGATQTAAEAGPFTKSAKPITIKIGKDVDASDKSLPAGDSPESNQYTRYIKENLNIDTKIVWQAASGKDYDQKVNLSIASNDLPDALVVKDTQFRQMVKSGQLADLTEVYNKYASPAIKHIIETTQGLALKSVTVDGKMYALPNVTTESDMVHMMWIRKDWLDKLGLQPPKTIDDLEKVAKAFVEQDPDGNGKADTIGISGPQLGGLLNADFINPNNNNYGFDPVFSSYHSYPGFWLKGADGKTTYGSLQPETKQALSKLRDLYAKGLIDKEMTIRKDAQELIKNGTSGIYFGLWWAGGYGPLADAIKNNPKANWQAYTAPLDVNGEFTPHMGNPSNQYLVVRKGYEHPEAAIQMENLLLRDESKFDVKVAIGNYPLRVVFAPMDEMDVTYKMMKEVLAGTKKPEDLDMPGYKLLKADAEKVKKVKLEPYDKYDIQYWDPNADLGAWKRMYSTLVGISPLQKPFKKTYSVTYSQTKTMESRWASLDKLEKETFLKIIMGAAPLDTFDKFVTDWKKQGGDQILAEIDESIK, from the coding sequence ATGAGAAGATCTAAAAAAAGCATGCTGCTGTTACTTGCTGGGATGCTAGTCGTATTGTCCGCATGCTCAGAGACGGCAAAGCAATCACCTACAGCTTCCACGGAACCTGCGAAGACGGGAGCAACTCAAACAGCAGCTGAGGCGGGTCCATTCACCAAATCGGCCAAACCGATTACGATTAAAATTGGTAAAGATGTAGACGCATCCGATAAGAGCTTACCAGCAGGAGACTCTCCGGAAAGCAACCAATATACCCGTTATATCAAAGAAAACTTGAATATCGATACCAAAATTGTTTGGCAAGCTGCCAGCGGTAAGGATTACGACCAAAAAGTAAATTTATCTATAGCCAGTAACGATTTGCCGGATGCGTTAGTTGTGAAGGATACGCAGTTCAGACAAATGGTTAAAAGCGGTCAACTCGCTGATTTGACTGAAGTTTATAATAAATATGCCTCACCTGCGATCAAACATATCATTGAAACAACGCAAGGGCTTGCGCTTAAGTCGGTTACCGTCGATGGGAAGATGTATGCCCTTCCTAACGTCACGACAGAATCAGATATGGTTCACATGATGTGGATTCGCAAGGATTGGTTGGATAAATTAGGCCTTCAACCACCTAAAACGATCGACGATCTGGAGAAAGTGGCAAAAGCTTTTGTCGAACAAGACCCTGACGGGAATGGAAAAGCCGATACCATTGGGATATCAGGACCGCAATTAGGCGGTTTACTCAATGCAGATTTTATTAATCCCAATAATAATAACTATGGTTTCGACCCTGTCTTTTCTTCTTATCATTCCTACCCAGGATTTTGGTTAAAAGGTGCTGATGGTAAAACAACCTATGGCTCCCTTCAGCCAGAGACGAAGCAAGCTCTTTCGAAGCTGCGTGATCTCTATGCCAAAGGCTTGATTGATAAGGAAATGACCATTCGGAAGGATGCGCAGGAGCTGATCAAGAATGGAACTTCAGGCATTTATTTTGGTCTATGGTGGGCTGGCGGTTATGGTCCATTAGCGGATGCGATCAAGAATAATCCGAAGGCAAACTGGCAAGCTTATACGGCACCTCTGGATGTGAATGGTGAATTTACACCGCATATGGGGAATCCGTCCAATCAATATCTGGTTGTTCGGAAAGGTTACGAACATCCAGAAGCCGCCATTCAAATGGAAAATCTTTTGCTGCGTGATGAATCCAAATTCGATGTCAAAGTGGCAATTGGAAACTATCCGCTACGTGTTGTATTTGCCCCAATGGATGAGATGGATGTCACGTATAAGATGATGAAAGAGGTTCTTGCAGGCACCAAAAAGCCGGAAGATCTAGATATGCCAGGATATAAATTACTAAAAGCCGATGCTGAAAAAGTAAAAAAAGTGAAACTCGAGCCTTATGATAAGTATGATATTCAATACTGGGATCCTAACGCGGATTTAGGGGCATGGAAACGTATGTATTCCACACTTGTAGGGATATCACCGCTGCAGAAGCCGTTTAAGAAAACGTATAGTGTTACCTACTCACAGACTAAAACCATGGAAAGCAGATGGGCTTCACTCGATAAATTAGAAAAGGAAACATTCCTCAAAATTATCATGGGAGCTGCGCCGCTGGATACCTTTGATAAGTTCGTAACAGACTGGAAAAAGCAAGGCGGAGATCAAATTCTGGCTGAAATCGATGAGAGTATCAAATAG
- a CDS encoding response regulator: MIKVMIVDDDKLVRKGLISAMPWHDFDMEVVGEASNGEKALEFIAANPIDLLLTDLAMPVMSGIELLKIVRKQYPSIYTVVLTFHQDFEYIQEALRLGAIDYIAKVQLEKERFEEVLERIYKRIMEEQKHTTNPHDIFYDNESSHGLGSAVLEEDNHQLEAAQKDLNLVKEQWSGHEWVYQDNLFTAHIHDLKQLRLPQTKLIGLLYALIDKWNLLFHPVDLAKIQLPDSFESWLQVEEWLMATREMIRKAIDKPSFSQEVVDCVMKAVYIANEEMKEQITASSIAKRVNMSRSYFSQCFKEIVGINFSEHLRHKRIEKAKEYLLYTNKTILWIAENVGYMDEKYFSRTFREQTGQLPSEYRLKSVTGREMSEN, from the coding sequence TTAAAGTGATGATTGTTGATGATGATAAATTGGTTCGCAAGGGTCTTATATCAGCCATGCCTTGGCATGATTTTGACATGGAAGTTGTTGGGGAAGCCAGTAATGGCGAGAAAGCCTTGGAATTTATTGCAGCGAACCCGATAGATTTATTGCTGACTGACTTAGCGATGCCTGTTATGTCGGGTATAGAATTATTGAAAATAGTGAGAAAGCAATATCCAAGCATTTATACCGTCGTGCTAACCTTCCATCAAGATTTTGAATATATCCAAGAGGCACTGAGACTTGGAGCTATTGATTATATTGCCAAGGTTCAGCTTGAAAAGGAGCGCTTTGAGGAAGTGTTGGAGCGAATCTACAAGCGGATTATGGAGGAGCAGAAGCATACCACCAATCCACATGATATCTTCTATGATAATGAGTCCTCTCATGGCCTAGGTTCTGCAGTTCTTGAAGAGGACAATCATCAACTGGAGGCAGCTCAAAAAGACTTAAACCTAGTGAAGGAGCAATGGTCGGGTCACGAATGGGTCTATCAAGATAACCTCTTTACAGCTCATATCCATGATTTGAAGCAGCTGCGTTTACCTCAAACGAAGCTGATTGGGTTGTTATATGCGTTAATCGACAAGTGGAATCTTTTATTTCATCCTGTTGATTTGGCGAAAATCCAATTGCCTGATTCATTTGAAAGCTGGCTTCAGGTTGAAGAATGGTTGATGGCTACTCGTGAAATGATTCGCAAGGCGATTGATAAACCTTCTTTTTCACAAGAGGTTGTAGACTGTGTGATGAAAGCTGTTTACATTGCAAATGAAGAGATGAAAGAGCAAATTACAGCCTCGAGTATTGCGAAGCGGGTTAATATGAGTAGAAGCTACTTCAGTCAGTGCTTTAAAGAAATTGTAGGCATTAATTTTAGTGAGCATTTACGTCACAAACGCATAGAGAAAGCAAAGGAGTATCTGCTTTATACGAACAAAACGATTCTCTGGATTGCAGAGAACGTTGGATATATGGATGAAAAGTATTTTAGCCGTACCTTTCGGGAGCAAACAGGCCAGTTGCCAAGCGAGTATCGGCTGAAGAGTGTAACGGGTAGAGAAATGTCCGAAAACTAG